The Enterococcus rotai genome includes a window with the following:
- a CDS encoding BglG family transcription antiterminator produces the protein MKDRTIQIFKRFIWSDYPLTLSELSEDFRISNRTLRNEIKEINAFLDERNLPEIKTIRNRGMRLNLEQKERELLDACLDEKNEFNYLNREERIFDLILAFSLSEQPVFLYQKESDYQISKSTMDEDMRRVRTILLEYGIEVLSIPKQGIILKGSERTIRTMIYDVINQSIDSLRFLEGNESGLSNSEKHLFRYIPKQILKKIDQIYHQTISSREDLYRNQLVMFTAIWLSRYLRQELIVNSSWEVVENGQNKLHTFIDRLCRTLAVRPPSSEINYISFMLETFNTGSIRNSVEWVQAQVLSIQLIQFVEQTTKIPFSKKEESLHEGLYRHMAGLISRVKSEIQILNPLKETVKRYYGNIYFAIEKFAPTIEAITKNELSEDEMAFLTIHFSTSVSAINQELTYTYKAVVICNHGTATGRLLAEHLKELFNIDVLAVLSTGEMDLIKKLDVDLIFSTLSLTYPEKPILVVDPIIKVESRKNIQAFLEQNKQYKRLINNDTDSTELFYRVLDLIKESGGMISNEIYKNLEKTFDQNHLKINKRELQPMLKDVLKKSDILLLEKCPDWESAIQRVACPLLKENAIEESYIDAMIASVKEFGPYIVMGKHLALAHARPEDGVNKLGISVATLAEPVVFGNEENDPVKIIFCLAAVDSFSHLNIMKSLIELINDETKIDRLAQCTTVADFETILYEDALNETKQ, from the coding sequence ATGAAAGATCGAACAATCCAAATATTTAAGCGCTTTATTTGGTCGGATTATCCTTTGACTCTTAGCGAGTTAAGCGAAGATTTTCGCATCAGTAATAGAACACTTAGAAATGAAATCAAAGAAATCAACGCATTTCTTGATGAACGAAACTTGCCCGAAATCAAAACGATTCGAAACAGAGGGATGCGTTTAAACCTTGAACAAAAGGAACGTGAATTGTTGGATGCATGTCTTGATGAAAAAAATGAATTCAACTATTTAAATCGAGAAGAACGAATTTTTGACTTGATCTTAGCTTTTTCGTTATCAGAACAGCCTGTGTTTTTATATCAAAAAGAATCAGACTATCAAATTTCGAAAAGTACAATGGATGAAGACATGCGTAGAGTTAGAACGATTCTTTTGGAATACGGTATCGAGGTGTTGAGCATTCCGAAACAAGGAATTATTTTAAAAGGATCTGAACGGACTATTCGAACCATGATTTACGATGTGATCAACCAATCCATTGATAGTTTACGATTTCTTGAGGGAAATGAATCAGGCTTGAGTAATTCAGAAAAACATCTATTTCGGTATATCCCTAAGCAGATATTGAAAAAAATCGACCAGATCTATCATCAGACGATTTCTTCACGAGAAGACCTTTACCGAAATCAACTAGTCATGTTTACAGCGATTTGGCTAAGCCGTTATTTAAGACAGGAATTGATTGTGAATTCTTCTTGGGAAGTAGTCGAGAACGGTCAAAATAAGCTTCACACTTTTATCGATCGGCTTTGCCGCACGCTTGCAGTGAGACCGCCCAGTTCTGAAATAAACTATATTAGTTTCATGCTGGAAACCTTCAACACTGGAAGTATCAGAAATTCTGTAGAGTGGGTCCAAGCACAAGTATTATCGATTCAACTCATTCAATTTGTGGAACAAACGACTAAAATTCCTTTTTCCAAAAAAGAAGAATCACTCCATGAGGGATTATATCGGCATATGGCGGGCCTGATTAGTCGGGTAAAAAGTGAAATTCAAATTTTAAATCCTTTAAAGGAAACGGTAAAACGATATTACGGCAATATCTATTTTGCGATTGAGAAATTTGCACCAACGATTGAAGCCATTACTAAAAATGAGCTAAGTGAGGACGAAATGGCCTTTTTAACTATTCATTTTTCTACCTCTGTAAGTGCGATCAATCAAGAGTTGACCTATACCTATAAAGCGGTTGTCATTTGTAATCATGGTACGGCAACGGGTCGATTATTAGCCGAGCATTTAAAAGAACTATTCAATATTGACGTGCTAGCTGTTTTAAGTACAGGAGAAATGGACTTGATCAAAAAGTTAGATGTTGATTTGATTTTTTCAACGCTGAGTTTAACCTATCCTGAAAAACCAATATTAGTCGTCGATCCAATCATCAAAGTAGAGAGTCGAAAAAATATCCAAGCTTTTTTAGAACAAAATAAACAATATAAGCGCTTGATAAATAATGACACTGATTCTACTGAATTGTTTTACCGTGTCCTTGACTTGATCAAAGAAAGTGGGGGAATGATCTCCAATGAAATTTATAAAAATCTAGAAAAAACCTTTGATCAGAATCATTTAAAGATAAATAAAAGGGAGCTGCAGCCAATGCTAAAAGATGTCTTAAAGAAAAGTGATATTTTGTTATTAGAAAAATGTCCTGATTGGGAGAGTGCGATTCAACGAGTAGCATGTCCTTTATTGAAAGAAAACGCTATTGAAGAATCGTATATAGACGCGATGATCGCCTCTGTTAAAGAATTTGGTCCATATATCGTGATGGGAAAACATCTAGCGCTAGCCCATGCAAGACCCGAAGATGGGGTAAACAAATTAGGAATTAGCGTGGCGACATTGGCAGAACCAGTTGTGTTTGGCAATGAAGAAAATGATCCAGTGAAAATCATTTTTTGTCTCGCAGCAGTGGACTCTTTTTCCCACTTAAATATTATGAAAAGCTTGATCGAATTGATCAACGATGAAACGAAAATCGATCGCTTGGCTCAATGCACCACTGTAGCTGATTTTGAAACAATTTTATATGAAGATGCGCTAAATGAAACTAAACAATAA